The genomic interval tattttttcaatatattaaaGAATTACTTAGCCCCTACTGTATACAAATCATGGCTGTTGGAACTAATAGACAGATGCCTCCGAGGGTGCCCCCTGGCTAAGCACTGAGCAAGACCTCATGTAGTCTCATTGTTCAGATGAAGTTCTAATACCTCAGTGTCTGAATCTCAGCTTTGCAGGTTTAGTTGCTCTCATCTTGTCAGTAGACTCGTGTAGAAATCCTGAAGCTGATGTATTCACTTAGAGCACAGTAGCCCACCTCTTCACTGattttactcttaaaaaaaaaataattgcatgAAATCTgtaaagaaggccaggtgcaatggctcatgcctataatcccagcactttgggaggccaaggcaggaggattgcttgagcccaggagttcaagaccaatctgagcaacatagtaagccCCCCccattaaattaaaaactcaaaaataaaagagaaaaaaatgtataaacagaACTCTATGAGAACTAAAAcacatttttcattaaattttgcatacatatttaaagtactacaattaaaaatgaatttaaaaaaatttttagagtcACCAAATTAAATACAGACTATCCAAAATGTtgcttgaataaaataaataaatgttacaaaTCTAGAATATTCTGGTTGGCCTAGCCAGTGACTTCTTTCTCTCATTAGGCAGGTGATCATGGAAAGCAATATTATAATCACAGAGTTGTTTGGTAAGCCTCGAAACAGAGCAAGAAGAGATAGTTGAATGATGTTAATGATAGTTGTTTACGGAGTTAGAGACTCATCTGCCAATTAGTATGGTGGTAGCTGTATCTTTAGTAAAGGTTTGTACTTGCTAAGATGACCATAGCTTTCCCATCAGTAGAGCTCTGCCAGCCATAGAGAGTACAGCACGAATACTGCAAATTTATTGTCTACCTGACCCCTATTTTTTAGTGTTATCTTACAGCTGCATCCTGCTATACCATTGCCATAGCTTTACCTAACAAAAGTGACAGAACCAACTCTGGAATCTCAAGCTAGAGAGGCCACTCTACTCCTTAACCCCACCTTATCCAGTATTCCATCTCATTTTGGATTTATGGGCATCTTGAGGACTTCTAGGGCTGGGTTACCCACAGACAGTAAACAGATGGTGCTGAGCAAAACCTTATAGCATGGATGTGCATCACTCCTGTTGAGCAGGCAGTGAACAAGTGGAGTTCTAGATGCAGACAGTAAAGTCCTCTTGGGCTCCGGTAACCAGAAGGTCCCACTAGAGTTGAAGCCAGGCAGTTCCCCTACCCTACCTTTAGAGATAATAATGATTCTTCACTAGCACTACTGACTTGGCCTTCCAGACTTTATTTGTAGGAAATTAGCAGCAATTTCCTGCAATTTATAAATAAGACGccttataaggaaaaaaaaaaaaaaaacatgatttcccattcttttttttatatatgtattgctTAGAGGGTTGAAATTACCATGAACTTAAATCCAGAATATTTAAGACATGGTATTGGGTAAACACAGCAGGGCTCCCTTTGCAATTTCCATTGGAGAATTTGTGCTCTAAGAATGAGCAGAGCAGAATTAACACTGAGTCTTTCTGCCACCCCTCCAACAAGTCTCCATACCCAGTGAGGTCAGATCTGTCCATTTTGTTCTCCCAACTTTCCCCTAAGAACTCAAAATAACAATATTAGCAAAGTTAACACATCTATAGCACTCACTGTATGCTGTCCACTGTTCTAACAGCTTTATACAGAACTGTACCTCTAATAAagaatgcatgtgtcttttgcaGTTGTGAAGATGACCTCTCCGAGGACAGAGAGGAGCTTCTGCATGGGATTTCAGAGCTGGACATCAGCAACTCGGATTGCTTCCCATCCCAGCTGCTAGTGCATGGGGCTTTAGCCTTTCCCTTAGGGTTAGATTCCTACCATGGCTGTGTTATAGCGGCTGCCCGCTATGGCCGGGGCCGGGTGGTTGTGACTGGCCATAAGGTATTATTCACTGTTGGTAAACTGGGCCCCTTTCTGCTCAATGCTGTCCGCTGGCTGGATGGGGGCCGCAGAGGCAAGATCGTGGTGCAGACAGAGCTGAGAACCCTGAGTGGCCTCCTCGCAGTGGGGGGCATAGACACCAGCATCGAGCCCAATCTGACCAGTGATGCAAGTGTCTATTGCTTTGAACCTGTGAGCGAAGTGGGAGTCAAAGAACTGCAGGAGTTTGTAGCAGAGGGTGGTGGGCTATTTGTTGGAGCCCAAGCCTGGTGGTGGGCCTTCAAGAACCCCGGAGTGTCCCCTTTGGCTCGATTCCCAGGAAACCTCCTCCTCAACCCCTTTGGCATCAGCATTACAAGCCAAAGCCTCAATCCAGGGCCCTTTCGTACTCCTAAAGCAGGGATAAGGACCTATCACTTTCGCTCCACCTTGGCCGAGTTCCAGGTTATAATgggcaggaagagaggaaatgtGGAAAAGGGCTGGTTGGCAAAGCTGGGACCAGATGGTGCAGCTTTCCTGCAGATTCCCGCAGAAGAGATCCCTGCCTACATGTCTGTGCATCGACTCCTGAGGAAGCTGCTAAGTCGATACCGGCTCCCAGTAGCAACCCGAGAGAACCCTGTTATCAATGACTGCTGCAGGGGTGCTATGCTTTCCCTGGCCACAGGGCTGGCCCACTCCGGAAGTGACCTCTCTCTGTTAGTCCCAGAAATTGAAGATATGTACAGCAGCCCCTATCTGCGCCCCTCAGAATCTCCTGTCACTGTCGAGGTCAACTGCACCAATCCAGGTAAGGAACAGGGGTTGGGAGCTCAGTATTACGGGAATGGAGAAATGGGGACAGGCTGACGTCAGCAGTCCATTTCAGGGACCCGATCATGTCCAGAGGGCGGTCTCCGTTTTTTACCATGGACTTTGAAGAAGATAAGGGTTGGGATTTTAAGTACTGTTTGGAAGAGAAGAGACGGGGCAGCATGAAGGGGAAGATACGTGCTTATGAGGGGTCTCTGGTGAAGCTGGGTGGAGATGGCATCATGGAGGAGGGATAAAGTCTGCCTATGCCTCCTGCTTTTGGCAGGCACCAGATATTGCTGGATGAGTACTGGGCTCTACATACCTGGAAGGCAAATTATAGAAGTCTCACTGCCTGAAGCTGCTGCCTCTGCCGACCTGAAGGTAAGGCCATGCCCCACCTCACCATGTAACATGGAAGCCAAAGGCTCTTCCTAGCACAGTCAGTATCTTATTTGATGCTCACAAAGCCCTGCTGGTAATACAGAGCAGGTGATTTTACCCTTGTTTTAAGGATGAAGTAACTAAGGTGCAGAAACGCTgatggattgattgattgattgattgattgattgaaatGCATAGAGCTAATACAAATAAGTGCCCAGGACTCAAACCTAACTAATTTCTGGCTCTTAAGTTTTGTGCTTTTGACTTACATCCTAGAGTAGGGAATAAGAGATATCAAATGGAAGGTAACCTCGCACAGAGTAGGCGTTCAGTAAATCTGAGTTCACTGTTCATCTCTGTATCCATTCCCATGGTAGCACAAGGTCTTGCTGACTTTGGCTTCTTCCCCGTGACACCCAAGACCATTCCTGGATTGCCCAGTTCACCTTCCCTCTGTCAGTTTTATGTAGAGATACACCCATTTGCAAAATGAGTTTGCTGTCCTTCCCTATCCCCCTTGAGGGTCACTGTGATGGTTTTCGTCTATTCTGTGCCTGTGCCTATCCTGGAACTTGGTTAGCATAAACCCAGGGAAAAGAATCCTAGGACTCTACCAAGTACCTGCCCAGGAAGAGAGCTTGGAGAAAGGGGAGAAACTGAATCAACCCTCCACGATCTTAGCCAGATTACACTGCCTCCCACTGGGCCCTCTCTCTGATCAGCAAAAGGCAGGGTTCCCTCTGCCCCATTCCAAATGCCGGAATCACCACCATGAGATAGACGACCGAGTGTTCTATTTGTTAGCAACACCAGGGGACTGGGCATGGGAGTCAGCCCTCCTCAGAATTGGCCTTATAGGTTACACCTGGCACTCCTTACATTAATGTCTATCTAACAAGACCCATCATGGAGCTGTTTGAATGCCTTgggaaaatatttatacattcttTAGTCCATATGCCCCAAGGAATGCTATAGTTTCGCGGGGGTATCACACATGGTTCATCAGTGGTGGGACGGCTGCGCTCACGTGGGGTCATGGCTGAATGACCCATTCTGAGTCCCTTGCTGGGCTCTCTTCTTCCACCCATTCGTGTCCCATGGTGACTCTGGGGGGGGGAATCTCTCTGCTCCAGATACAGATTGGCTGCCACACAGATGACCTGACCAGGGCCAGCAAGCTTTTCCGAGGCCCACTCGTAATTAACCGGTGCTGCTTGGACAAACCCACAAAATCGATCACGTGCCTCTGGGGTGGACTCCTCTATATAATCGTTCCTCAGAACAGCAAACTGGGTTCTGTGCCCGTCACCGTGAAGGGGGCTGTGCATGCTCCATACTACAAGCTGGGTGAGTGGAAGCTCTGGGTGCTCCCGAGGGAAGGGGAAGAACTGGGATGACTCCAGAGAGTGTGGGAGTCCAGGAGGTGACTAAAGCCTGTTTGATGCACAAAGAGAGAGACACGGACTAATAGAGGAAGGAGGGTCAGCTTCCTTAGATTCGGCTTTGGGGTTATACAGATAAAGACCAAACCACATCCTTGGGGACTTCATAGAAAAAGCATAGAGAAAAGGGATATggcctcagcaaactaatgcaggaacagaaaaccaaacacgacgtgttcttacttataagtgggagctgaacaatgagaacacgtggacacagggagggtaacAACACACATTGCGACCTGTCAGTGGGGTTACCGGGTAGCAGGGCAGATGGAGGgaaagcatcaggataaatagctaatgcatgctgggcttaatacctaggtgatgggttgataggtgcagcaaaccaccatcaTACACttttacctatggaacaaacctgcatgtcctgcacacgTATCCCGGaactttaaattaattttttttaaaaagaggaggggTGTGGCAGTTCATGATTTTGGTGTTCTCTTTCTGGAGTCCAAGCTGTATGTTGTAATTTGTGGGATTTGGCAAAGGATTTCAAGCTCTATGATCTCTCTTCCTAGGGGAGACCACCCTGGAGGAGTGGAAGAGGCGTATCCAGGAGAATCCAGGGCCCTGGGGAGAGCTGGCCACGGACAACATCATTCTGACTGTGCCGACCGCAAATCTTCGTACTCTGGAGAACCCTGAGCCCCTGCTCCGCCTCTGGGACGAGGTGATGCAGGCTGTGGCGCGACTGGGAGCTGAGCCCTTCCCTTTGCGCCTGCCTCAGAGGATTGTTGCCGACGTGCAGATCTCAGTGGGTGGGTGCTCCAAGCAAACCCTCTGTGCATGCTGCCTCCGAGCGCCTTCCTGTGCTTCATCAGCCATGCAGTAGGCAGCCATTAGGGGAAACATATTTTGCTAGCAAGACATATAGATGTATCCTTGCTATTTAAATgggaaggatatatatatatatatatatatatatatatatatataaaatagtttatgTCAGCATGTCAAGGACATCAAGAAATGCCACCTGAGCTTTCACAGGCATTCATCAGGGACTTCAAGCTGGTAAAAATGGCAGAGGGCCTTGACCTAGGTCAGAATTGTTTGGTTGGAACAGggatattttataactttatgaaCACACTGAATAAAGTGATCTTTGCCTATGGTCAAGGAACATGGAAAATGAGGGAAATATACAGACATTAAAGAAACATGGGAATTTCTCTGGaccctcattttcttctcttatacAGATGTTCACTGTAAACTTGTGTTGATGTGGCAACGCCATATCTGAACAGTGAGAGAGGAGCTACCTTAAAGAGCTCTGAATTTTGAGAAAAGGTTATAGTGACACAGATTCACATGGATAAGGCATCCtcatcaaaatagaaaaattgaatgGTAGCATTAACGGCTCCTTATCTATAAGCTGCATCTCCTTCCATAGTCACACTATTTTGCGTCAGAGTGAAGATGAAGGAATTCTTACAGaatgagaagaggagaaggaacaCCTAGCAGGGTCTTGGTTTGGGTTGCTTTTCTGAGCATTCTGGTGTGCTGGAATTTGGCTGGGGTTACTGTTTTCAAACAGACACAATACCTAGAAGAATGTTACTAGTTAAATGGGGAGGACCCTAACTCTGTCTTCCCTCCTGCATTTTCCAGGCTGGATGCATGCAGGGTACCCCATCATGTGCCATCTGGAGTCAGTGCAGGAGCTCATCAATGAGAAGCTCATCAGAACCAAGGGGCTGTGGGGCCCCGTCCACGAGCTGGGCCGCAACCAGCAGCGGCAGGAGTGGGAGTTCCCACCACACACCACCGAGGCCACCTGCAAcctgtggtgtgtgtatgtgcatgagaCGATCTTGGGCATTCCTCGAAGCCGTGCCAATATTGCTCTGTGGCCCCCAGTTCGGGAGAAAAGAGTCAGAATCTACCTGAGCAAGGGTCCCAATGTGAAAAACTGGAATGCATGGACCGCACTGGAAACGTATTTACAGGTACTGGGCAAGAACGGCAGGTGACGGGGGACCCCTACTGCGGGGACCATCTGGGGAACTGTCATATAATGTTCTAGTGGCCCAGAAGACCTCCCATGGCCCCTGTCTCCCACACCAGGATATGGGGGCCCTGACAAAGTCCAGCTGTGACAGTCATATTGATGATGTCTCTCCGTGCATCGCTTTGCATGACCCTCAAGTGGATTTAATTGCCTGAGCCTCACCTTCCACCCCATAGAGCTACATGATAGTAAATAGAAAGCACTGAGAAAGGTTAAAAATGGTAGAGGCAAATAAAGTACTATACATGTACTCACTGTCTCTGGCTTTAAAGccagacatacctgagactgaagcCAAACTCTTCTACATAATAGCTATCTAAAACCAGTCTCCCCTTCCCCCATACACATAATCCATAGGCTATGActtatgtttttttccttaaatgaatGTTCCATCTTCTCATTATGCCTTGGCCATGCCTCAGAGTCCCTGTTATGTAGGCAGTCCAAGAGTCCTCACTGACCTGGACAAGGAGGTGGCCTTGCCTTTGACCAGTTGTTTAATGCCCAGTTCCCTCCCTGCAATGCCTGGATCAGTTCCTGGCATGAAACTGGAGAGTTTCATAACCTTGAATTTCAGAACTCAGTCTCAGGCCAAGCATGCTCTATTCTGGTTCTTCCACCTGCTGGAGGCTGTCCTATTCATTCCCACTgccatgaggattatgggaaacAGCCAGGGAGGCTCCACTTCAACCTTGTTATGGCTGCTTTGCCCCAGAAACACCAAGTTTCTCATTGGTGAAATAAATGTGAAGTTGGTCTGGAGAACTGCTCAAGTGCTTCATAATTCAAGCTCTGTAACTCAACAGCCTCAGGATGGCTacctttttcaaaaattacaACTTACTCTTAATTCTAGTTACCCAGAAAATCTGTAGTCTTCTTCTTCTATCCAACTCACTTTTTTCCCCAAAGGCCATTTTAATAGCCTTACACATTGACAAAGATCTATGATTAATGAGGATTTCTTTGTGCCAGGATGAGGTGGAAGTTTCCCTATTATTGAAGTTTCACTTTTCAACTCTTGAGAGAGAGGaggatttttccaattctgccaATTTTAAATCCTTGTGTAATATCGTATCTCTATTTGCATGATCTAGTGGGATACATGGATAATGAAAATATTGATATTAAGCATTGCAGTTATTACCATGGCCCTCACTGATTGAGTGTTCACTTGGTGTTGAGCACTGTGCTGGTCCCAAGGCCCTTCCTAAGACTAGAATGTGGGAGAGCAGGGCATGAGGCCAGTAGGCAAAAGGGAGGAGAGCAGGTCGGTGATAGACGTGAAGCTGATGGGTAAGGGGTTAAATACACTAAGTTCACTTATTATAGTGGTTCTTGTTGGACCCTCTTTTATTTCTCAATCTcacctgtatttttctttctctttacagCTACAGGAAGCCTTTGGTTGGGAGCCATTCATCCGTCTCTTCACTGAGTATAGAAACCAGACCAACTTGCCCACAGATAATGTTGACAAAATGAATCTGTGGGTCAAGATGTTCTCCCACCAAGTGCAGAAGAACCTGGCTCCGTTTTTTgaggcctgggcctggcccatcCAGAAGGAAGTGGCTACCAGCCTGGCCTATCTGCCTGAATGGAAGGAAAATATTATGAAATTGTACCTCCTCACACAGATGTAAGGAGTGCCCATCGAGGTGGCAGGTAGAGAGGTTTGGGGAGGTAGGCAGAGGTGGGGATTCACTcctctacctctgcctcccagggtctgGCCTTATCCTCTTAGTTCATTGCCCTATACCTTATTACCGACTTCTGTCTCTAGGAAGTGGGTTCAGAACACAGCCAAAAGTGGAATCAGAATTTCTCAGGTGCAGGGGcttctttttctgcatcttaTTCCTCTGCTCTCAGCTGTCACATTCCCTCCTGACCCTGCACTGGCCCAGTTCCGAGAGCTTTGGCACCTGCTTCTATATCAGCCCTGGATTCACCATCATAGGCCATAGCCCAGAGGGGGTAGTTCTCATGTTGGCATCCTGAGGACTCCCTTTGGGCTTTGTTTTTGATCAGTTGTTCCAAAAACTTGACCATAAAACTCAACTGGAACACAAATTTACCATGAGACTCAGACAACTCCCGGATGGGCTCATATATTTTGTGACTTGAGCAGTTTTCAAAGTGCTAGACAAGCATTCTGGTATAGTGTGGGAAGAGCCCAGAACTAGGTAGGGTTAGCTCTTGGAAAAGTCATTTCAACTTGGTACTCTCATTTCCtgtgtgtaaaatggggataaaaattcCCAGTTCACAGGGTTGTCTGGAGGTTCAGACTGATAAATTCTGAAGAGGCTTGTGAGGTCTGCAGAGCATGTCATCTAAGgggtttttctattttatgctGGTCCACAGGATAATGAGCTTACTATTTTCCATCCTCTCTCCAGAATTTAGAGGTTAGGATAACTCTTTCTACAAGTAGCttgcctgtgttcaaatcctggttctttCACCCACGAATTGTATAACCCTGGCAAtttccttaacttctctgtgatttagctttctcatctttaaaatctcataggattattgtgaagattacatTTTATAATACCTCTAAAAAGCAATGGAACAGTCCCTGGCAGGTAGTAGGTGTTGAGAAAATGTCTGCTGCCATTATTATTATCGAATTGAATGATTATTCTTTATGAGCTAGACTTGACTTTTAGATTATATTTACAGAGGCGGTTGTAGTTAATCCTAGCCCATGTTGCACTTTATACAGCAACCTCTGAAAGGATTCTGCTATGTTGCCTTATGAATCTAAAGGAAGAGCTCTAAATTCAcaataggttttttaaaaatagctaaaaatttTAGTTTAACTTAGATTTGTAAAGCTATT from Rhinopithecus roxellana isolate Shanxi Qingling chromosome 6, ASM756505v1, whole genome shotgun sequence carries:
- the TCAF1 gene encoding TRPM8 channel-associated factor 1 isoform X1, with protein sequence MATPSAAFEALMNGVTSWDVPEDAVPCELLLIGEASFPVMVNDMGQVLIAASSYGRGRLVVMSHEDYLVEAQLTPFLLNAVGWLCSSPGSPIGVHPSLAPLAKILEGSGMDAKVEPEVKDSLGVYCIDAYNETMTEKLVKFMKRGGGLLIGGQAWDWANQGDDERVLFTFPGNLVTSVAGIYFTDNKGDTSFFKVSKKMPKIPVLVSCEDDLSEDREELLHGISELDISNSDCFPSQLLVHGALAFPLGLDSYHGCVIAAARYGRGRVVVTGHKVLFTVGKLGPFLLNAVRWLDGGRRGKIVVQTELRTLSGLLAVGGIDTSIEPNLTSDASVYCFEPVSEVGVKELQEFVAEGGGLFVGAQAWWWAFKNPGVSPLARFPGNLLLNPFGISITSQSLNPGPFRTPKAGIRTYHFRSTLAEFQVIMGRKRGNVEKGWLAKLGPDGAAFLQIPAEEIPAYMSVHRLLRKLLSRYRLPVATRENPVINDCCRGAMLSLATGLAHSGSDLSLLVPEIEDMYSSPYLRPSESPVTVEVNCTNPGTRYCWMSTGLYIPGRQIIEVSLPEAAASADLKIQIGCHTDDLTRASKLFRGPLVINRCCLDKPTKSITCLWGGLLYIIVPQNSKLGSVPVTVKGAVHAPYYKLGETTLEEWKRRIQENPGPWGELATDNIILTVPTANLRTLENPEPLLRLWDEVMQAVARLGAEPFPLRLPQRIVADVQISVGWMHAGYPIMCHLESVQELINEKLIRTKGLWGPVHELGRNQQRQEWEFPPHTTEATCNLWCVYVHETILGIPRSRANIALWPPVREKRVRIYLSKGPNVKNWNAWTALETYLQLQEAFGWEPFIRLFTEYRNQTNLPTDNVDKMNLWVKMFSHQVQKNLAPFFEAWAWPIQKEVATSLAYLPEWKENIMKLYLLTQMPH
- the TCAF1 gene encoding TRPM8 channel-associated factor 1 isoform X2 → MATPSAAFEALMNGVTSWDVPEDAVPCELLLIGEASFPVMVNDMGQVLIAASSYGRGRLVVMSHEDYLVEAQLTPFLLNAVGWLCSSPGSPIGVHPSLAPLAKILEGSGMDAKVEPEVKDSLGVYCIDAYNETMTEKLVKFMKRGGGLLIGGQAWDWANQGDDERVLFTFPGNLVTSVAGIYFTDNKGDTSFFKVSKKMPKIPVLVSCEDDLSEDREELLHGISELDISNSDCFPSQLLVHGALAFPLGLDSYHGCVIAAARYGRGRVVVTGHKVLFTVGKLGPFLLNAVRWLDGGRRGKIVVQTELRTLSGLLAVGGIDTSIEPNLTSDASVYCFEPVSEVGVKELQEFVAEGGGLFVGAQAWWWAFKNPGVSPLARFPGNLLLNPFGISITSQSLNPGPFRTPKAGIRTYHFRSTLAEFQVIMGRKRGNVEKGWLAKLGPDGAAFLQIPAEEIPAYMSVHRLLRKLLSRYRLPVATRENPVINDCCRGAMLSLATGLAHSGSDLSLLVPEIEDMYSSPYLRPSESPVTVEVNCTNPGTRYCWMSTGLYIPGRQIIEVSLPEAAASADLKIQIGCHTDDLTRASKLFRGPLVINRCCLDKPTKSITCLWGGLLYIIVPQNSKLGSVPVTVKGAVHAPYYKLGETTLEEWKRRIQENPGPWGELATDNIILTVPTANLRTLENPEPLLRLWDEVMQAVARLGAEPFPLRLPQRIVADVQISVGWMHAGYPIMCHLESVQELINEKLIRTKGLWGPVHELGRNQQRQEWEFPPHTTEATCNLWCVYVHETILGIPRSRANIALWPPVREKRVRIYLSKGPNVKNWNAWTALETYLQLQEAFGWEPFIRLFTEYRNQTNLPTDNVDKMNLWVKMFSHQVQKNLAPFFEAWAWPIQKEVATSLAYLPEWKENIMKLYLLTQM